The following are encoded in a window of Fischerella sp. PCC 9605 genomic DNA:
- the mnmH gene encoding tRNA 2-selenouridine(34) synthase MnmH — protein MPPLPTYTQQPWIETYSEIIDVRSPSEFAEDHLPGAINLPVLNDAERAEVGTIYKQVNPFNARKIGAALVAKNISQHLVQHFADKEKNYHPLVYCWRGGQRSNSMASVLSQIGWRVTLLAGGYNTYRAYVRQQLEDLPKKFTYQVMCGLTGSGKTYILRQMCKRGAQVLDLESLANHRGSLLGEEWQGKASPQPSQKYFESLLLQQLQSFNLEQPVWVESESLKIGSIYLPQSLWEKMKQASCVEIQLPITARVEFLLQTYSHLVNYPDILKAKLEKLKFRYGWQKLNEWYQWIDAGKWELFIEDILQFHYDPTYRKSIQRHFSNVERVLSIPDLCDRSIDKLLDCICSNTYTIA, from the coding sequence ATGCCACCTTTACCTACATATACCCAACAACCTTGGATAGAAACTTACAGTGAAATCATTGATGTTCGCTCTCCCAGTGAATTTGCGGAAGACCATCTCCCAGGTGCAATCAATTTACCAGTCCTGAATGATGCCGAACGCGCCGAAGTAGGGACGATATACAAACAAGTTAACCCCTTTAATGCCAGGAAAATCGGCGCTGCATTGGTAGCAAAAAATATCTCTCAGCATCTGGTTCAACACTTTGCCGATAAAGAAAAAAACTACCATCCTTTGGTGTACTGCTGGCGGGGTGGACAGCGCTCTAATAGTATGGCTTCGGTACTTAGCCAAATTGGTTGGCGAGTAACGTTACTCGCAGGCGGTTACAATACTTATCGCGCTTATGTGCGTCAGCAATTGGAAGATTTGCCCAAAAAATTTACCTACCAAGTAATGTGTGGTCTCACTGGTAGCGGCAAGACTTATATTTTACGCCAGATGTGTAAACGTGGCGCTCAAGTTTTAGATTTGGAAAGTTTAGCTAACCATCGCGGTTCTCTTTTGGGTGAAGAGTGGCAAGGTAAAGCTTCACCCCAACCTTCACAAAAATACTTTGAATCTCTGTTACTGCAACAATTGCAAAGCTTTAATCTTGAACAGCCAGTGTGGGTAGAATCGGAAAGTCTGAAAATAGGTAGTATATATCTGCCCCAGTCTTTGTGGGAGAAAATGAAACAAGCAAGCTGTGTAGAAATTCAACTACCCATAACTGCAAGAGTTGAGTTTCTCTTACAGACATATTCACATCTGGTAAATTATCCCGATATTTTAAAAGCGAAGCTAGAAAAACTTAAATTCCGCTATGGCTGGCAAAAATTAAACGAGTGGTATCAATGGATTGATGCTGGCAAGTGGGAATTATTTATAGAAGATATCTTGCAGTTTCACTACGATCCAACCTATCGCAAGTCAATCCAACGGCATTTTAGCAATGTAGAACGAGTGCTCTCAATACCAGATTTATGCGATCGCAGCATTGATAAATTGTTAGATTGTATCTGCTCGAATACTTATACTATCGCTTAG
- a CDS encoding sucrose synthase — MTDLIQDVLNSDEKKNLRQFATLLRQSEKKYLLRNEILNTFHDYCKQQENYEHLYHNSYLSKLVYFTQEIILDSESLCLVIRPQIATQQAYRLLDDFTVESVSIQELLDLRDRLVNRHHPQEGGVLKIDFQPFYDYSPVIRDPKNIGKGVAFLNRYLSSKLFYDRRQWQDALFNFLHLHHYKGHQLLISDRIQTQQQLSNCVKQALTLLANYPADTPYENFRWELQNLGFEPGWGNTADRVHQSLEMLDQLIDSPDNQVLEAFLSQIPMIFRILLVSPHGWFGQEGVLGRPDTGGQVVYILDQVKGLEKQLQENIEQTGLDVLGIQPKVIVLTRLIPNSEGTTCNQRLEKIYGTNNGWILRVPFRDFNPKLTQNWISRFEIWPYLETFAIDAQKELLAEFQGKPDLIVGNYTDGNLVAFLLARRMNVTHCIIAHALEKSKYLFSNLYWQDLEDKYHFSLQFTADLMAMNAANFIVSSTYQEIVGTPDSIGQYESYQSFTMPDLYHVVSGIELFSPKFNIVPPGVNEDVYFPYTRTEERKLSDRQRLEDLLFTLEDPTQAFGKLQDPNKRPIFSMARLDRIKNLTGLAECFGKSKELQEHCNLILIAGKLRSEDSTDHEEISEIEKLYHIIDQYNLHGKIRWLGVRLPKGDSGEIYRVIGDRRGIFVQPALFEAFGLTILESMISGLPTFATRFGGPLEIIQDKVNGFYINPTDQTEMADIILEFIAKCNHDPNYWNEISQRSIERVYSNYTWKIHTNRLLSLAKIYSFWNYTSQEQREDLLRYIELQFHMIYKPRAKALLDKHMQQ, encoded by the coding sequence ATGACTGATTTAATTCAAGATGTTTTAAATAGCGATGAAAAAAAGAATTTACGTCAGTTCGCAACTCTATTGCGCCAGTCAGAAAAAAAGTATTTGTTACGTAACGAAATTCTCAATACTTTCCACGACTACTGTAAACAACAAGAAAATTACGAGCATCTCTATCACAACTCTTACTTGAGTAAATTGGTTTATTTTACTCAAGAAATTATTCTGGATTCTGAAAGCCTTTGCTTGGTTATCCGTCCTCAAATTGCGACTCAACAAGCCTATCGACTGTTAGATGATTTCACAGTAGAGTCGGTAAGCATCCAAGAGTTACTAGACTTACGCGATCGCCTTGTTAACCGCCATCATCCCCAAGAAGGCGGCGTGCTGAAAATAGATTTTCAACCTTTCTATGACTATTCCCCCGTCATCCGTGACCCGAAAAATATCGGTAAGGGTGTAGCTTTCCTTAACCGCTACTTGTCCAGCAAATTGTTTTACGATCGCCGTCAGTGGCAAGATGCTTTGTTCAATTTTCTGCATCTGCACCACTACAAAGGCCATCAACTGCTGATTAGCGATCGCATTCAGACTCAGCAGCAGTTATCTAACTGTGTGAAGCAAGCGTTAACCCTACTGGCTAACTACCCCGCCGATACACCTTACGAAAACTTCCGGTGGGAATTGCAGAATCTCGGTTTTGAACCTGGTTGGGGAAACACCGCCGATCGCGTACACCAAAGTCTGGAAATGCTTGACCAATTGATAGATTCTCCAGACAATCAAGTGCTAGAAGCCTTTCTTTCCCAGATACCGATGATTTTCCGGATACTTCTGGTGTCGCCTCACGGTTGGTTTGGACAAGAAGGAGTGTTGGGAAGACCGGATACAGGCGGACAGGTGGTCTATATCCTCGATCAGGTGAAGGGACTAGAAAAGCAACTTCAAGAAAACATCGAACAAACAGGATTAGATGTGCTTGGCATTCAACCCAAAGTGATTGTGCTGACACGTCTAATTCCCAACAGCGAGGGTACAACTTGTAACCAAAGGCTAGAGAAAATCTACGGTACTAACAATGGTTGGATTTTGCGCGTTCCCTTCCGAGATTTCAATCCCAAGCTGACGCAAAACTGGATTTCCCGATTTGAAATTTGGCCCTATTTAGAAACCTTTGCCATTGATGCACAAAAAGAATTGCTGGCAGAGTTTCAAGGTAAACCCGATCTGATTGTAGGGAACTATACTGATGGTAACTTAGTGGCATTTCTACTCGCAAGGCGGATGAATGTCACCCATTGTATAATCGCCCACGCCTTAGAAAAATCTAAATACTTATTTAGTAACCTCTACTGGCAAGACCTAGAAGATAAGTACCACTTTTCATTGCAATTCACCGCAGACTTGATGGCGATGAATGCGGCGAACTTTATTGTCAGCAGCACTTACCAAGAAATTGTTGGTACGCCAGACAGCATTGGTCAGTACGAATCTTACCAGTCTTTTACCATGCCGGATTTGTACCATGTGGTGAGTGGCATTGAGTTATTCAGCCCCAAGTTTAACATCGTACCTCCTGGTGTCAACGAAGATGTTTACTTCCCCTACACCAGGACAGAAGAAAGAAAATTGAGCGATCGCCAACGCTTAGAAGACCTACTGTTTACCCTCGAAGATCCAACACAAGCTTTCGGGAAATTACAAGACCCCAACAAGCGTCCCATCTTTTCCATGGCCAGACTAGACCGAATTAAGAACCTGACCGGTTTGGCAGAATGTTTTGGTAAAAGCAAAGAACTGCAAGAACACTGCAATCTCATCCTCATTGCTGGTAAACTCCGTAGCGAAGATTCCACCGACCACGAAGAAATTAGCGAAATCGAGAAACTCTACCACATCATTGACCAGTACAACCTGCACGGCAAAATCCGGTGGTTGGGGGTACGTCTACCCAAGGGTGACTCTGGCGAAATCTATCGAGTAATTGGCGATCGCCGAGGAATTTTTGTCCAACCAGCCTTGTTTGAAGCCTTTGGTTTAACCATTCTCGAATCAATGATTAGCGGACTTCCTACCTTTGCTACTCGCTTCGGTGGTCCGTTAGAAATTATCCAAGATAAAGTCAATGGGTTCTACATCAACCCCACCGACCAAACAGAAATGGCAGATATTATCTTAGAGTTCATTGCCAAGTGTAACCATGACCCCAACTACTGGAACGAAATCTCACAACGCAGTATCGAACGAGTCTACAGCAACTACACTTGGAAAATTCATACCAACCGCCTGCTGTCTCTGGCAAAAATCTACAGCTTCTGGAACTACACCTCTCAAGAACAACGCGAGGATCTGCTACGTTACATTGAATTACAGTTTCATATGATTTACAAGCCAAGAGCCAAAGCGCTTTTGGATAAGCATATGCAACAGTAA